TGAGGAAATGCTTGATAATAACGACACTGGCGCAGGAGAACTTTGCGATGCTGAAAAGCTGATGCTTCAGGCAGCTTTTGGAGAAACAGCAAAAGATCTTGTACGCAAGGTACATGATTTTGACTATGATGAAGCCATAGAAGTTCTTGGTACCATGAAGGACAGTTTATAAAGATTCAAAAAGGACGATACGCCATGATTGCCATTAAATGGAATAATCATTTCAATACAGGGATTCCGGAAATTGATCGTCAGCACCTTGGACTCCTTGGAAAGCTCAACGAGGTTGCACCGGATCTGGCCCGATACGGTAACAGACCAGTCAAGGACTTTTCCGGCCTGCATAAGTGGCTGTCCGGCTACGCCCGGGAACATTTTGCCACGGAAGAACATTTGATGGAGCATTACAAGTTAGACCCAAGGGTAACCATACCCCATTGCCAGTCACACCAGCAGTTTGTTGAGAAGCTGAATAGTTTCTCAGACAGCAGTGTAAACAATATGCAGGTAACTGGAAACCACCTGCTTTCTTTTATTGCAGGATGGCTTGTGGGACATATTCTGGGTGAAGACCAGACACTGGGGCGA
The window above is part of the Desulfonatronovibrio magnus genome. Proteins encoded here:
- a CDS encoding bacteriohemerythrin — translated: MIAIKWNNHFNTGIPEIDRQHLGLLGKLNEVAPDLARYGNRPVKDFSGLHKWLSGYAREHFATEEHLMEHYKLDPRVTIPHCQSHQQFVEKLNSFSDSSVNNMQVTGNHLLSFIAGWLVGHILGEDQTLGRQLQALESVLSPERAYREAGGYRTNPSIEAVTDILVQVYGQLFSGGGIK